CTGCTCCCGTTTCGTATGACCCTCCACTCGAGCTTTGCGTTAACTCCGTTTCTTTCCCATTAAATATTCCCCAAAGTTTCACTTCTTCAATAGACGGTGCCTTTGCTGTAATGTAAAGAATTTCGTAAGTAAATACCACTGGCGTCGCTCCCGGTTTGGCCACCGGATTAAGCGTGATTTTCAAGGTATTGGTACCTTTTTTCAAAATTGAGGTTGAACCTACCTCTTTGGTAAGCTCGGCTTTTGAAATGGAAAATTCACCTGTGGCAGTATCTGTGAAATCGACTTTGAGTTTGTGGCCATTTAGCTCGGCTCTTAGATTTTCTAGTTCCGGTGGATTCGGCGCCGGTGTAACAGCTTTTAGATCAAAGTTGTATACACGACCGTTCAGTTTAGTCGGTATATCGCTTTCACTGTTAATCTGGAATCCGTCGTAAAAACTGTTATCTGCACCATTGCTACTTTTATAGGTAAGTTGTACATATGGTGCCACTTGCCATTTAATTGGATATTGAACCGTTGCCATGATACCTATGTCTGGATCCGGATTTTCGTAGTTTATTTTTAGGTTTCCTGTACCTGCGTCGGGACTTTTTAAAGTAATTGTTGCGACATATCTGTCAGGGATAGTAACGTCATTGGCATCTTTCGCCTCTTTAACGTCAATTGAATACATACTGTTATGAAGTTGTTTTTCATTTAAGTAAATCTTGTACCAACTAACTTGATCGATGAAGTCACCTGTAATGAGAAGCTCAGCCGGCACACCAAGCAATGTATTTGTCCTGGATGTAGAAAGCGGAGCTGCTAAATATGTGCCTGAAATAAATTGAGGGGCACTTTCATCGACCGCTTGAAACGTATATTGGTATCTTCTTACATCGATGGACGTTGTGTCTGCATCCGGTTCTGCACTTTCTTTGTATTTGTACACAAGCCAGACACTGTACTTCTTTCCAGGTGTAAATGCTGCCAGGATATCTTCAACCAGTGTATATTCCGTAAATCCATCATTGGCGGGTTTTGATACTGGAGTATTTATTGGGTAGACAGTTTCAGATGATGCACCTTCTTCTTTTATCACATATGACATGGAATCAAATGGCCTGTTTGCATTATCCTTGTCATACTGCAATAATGCAGTTGCTTCTATTTTCAGATTTGTATTACCGCTTTCTTTTACCCTAACTGTATTGTTAACGACTTCATCCTCAGAATCTGGCATAAGGCGATCTCCGTTGATACTCAAATTGTAAAGGAGGTCGGCTTCTCCTACTGAGGTCGTAACTACCACAAGCTTTCTCTCGATGGTCCCCACAGTCTTATTTTGATTCATCGCTGTGAATCTAAGAGTATTTTCACCAAACATCACAGGTAATTTCAAGCTAAAAAAACCTGTCGTTTTACTTACTGACCCCTGGACAACTTCACCTTTAGACACATTTTCTACGATCACATTATCAGCATTTAATGCCTTTCCATTCATATTAAGGACCATACGTGTAGAGGAGGGCATAGAATAATAAGTTATCCCGCTAGGATTTAATGTCGTGTCCTCTACTGTGATTTCTTCAATAATTGGTGTGTCATTGTAATTCACATAAAACTGCAGATGGTTAATTTCAGAGCTACCAATAATTTGGTAAAAACTAATAATATTTAGCCCAGGCTGAAGAGAAATATCGTGGAAGGTAAACGTGTTTCCAACTACCTTGGGAGTCAGTTTGTCCATACCTGGGACAACCGTCCCGTTTCCTAAGGTAATTTTCACACGTAGACTATTGGCAGTTATGCCACCACCGAGCGTACCACTAATAGTAATTTTAGAGCTACCATACGTGTACGCGTCTACAACACTCGTACCTTTTCCGTTGAATGCATCTTCCAAAATAATAGGTTTCTCAGCTGCTATGGCTACGGAGGGTACAACTCCCGTAACAACCAGTAACAAAGCCAAACACACAGCAAACCACTGCCGAATTATCGTAACTTTTTTTTGCAAAAGGTTTCACCTCTCCAATAAAAATTGTCCACCCCAATGTAATAGGCTTGGACTGTCGCTCTCTGTTTTTATTATCGGTAAAACCGACTCTCCCCTTAAGGCTTATCTTGAAAAAAGTGGTGAAAAAAGCCTCTGCTGATCGCCAGCAGAGGCTTGTCGTGTCGGTATTTTCTTTTCCTGTTCCCTAGTGGCTTCGGCGCTGCTCCGCGTTCCGCACCTTCAACTTGCGGTAGGTGTTGATCAGCGGGCGGTGGCGGCGTCCGACCAGTCCGACCACCTCTGTCGCCATATGTGTCGCAAACAGCAGGAGCACCATGACGATGATGGTTGTCCATTTGGTCGTCTTCGTCAGGACGATGGCCATCGTTCCAAAGAAGATGCTGATCACATAGATCGTCAGGACCGTGGCGCGATGGGACAGTCCCATATTGAGCAGGCAGTGATGCAAATGCCCTTTGTCCGGGCTGGAGATCGGCTTTTTGTTGACGATTCGGCGCACAATCGCAAAGAACGTATCCCAGAGCGGTACGCCGAGCACGACGATCGGGATGATGAAAGAGACGAACAGCGCCTCTTTGAAGCCCATGATCGACAGTGCCGCCAGGTTGAAGCCGAGAAACAGCGAGCCGGTATCCCCCATGAAGATGCGGGCCGGGTGAAAATTGAAGTAGAGAAAGCCGAGAATCGCACCGAGCAGCACGAAGCAATAGAGCGCGATCGTGTCGTAGTGCGCGGCGCCCGTGCCAGACATGACGAGCGCGACGATCGCCATGGTCGCGGTCGCGATCGCGGATACGCCGGCAGAGAGGCCG
This sequence is a window from Brevibacillus composti. Protein-coding genes within it:
- a CDS encoding S-layer homology domain-containing protein, translated to MQKKVTIIRQWFAVCLALLLVVTGVVPSVAIAAEKPIILEDAFNGKGTSVVDAYTYGSSKITISGTLGGGITANSLRVKITLGNGTVVPGMDKLTPKVVGNTFTFHDISLQPGLNIISFYQIIGSSEINHLQFYVNYNDTPIIEEITVEDTTLNPSGITYYSMPSSTRMVLNMNGKALNADNVIVENVSKGEVVQGSVSKTTGFFSLKLPVMFGENTLRFTAMNQNKTVGTIERKLVVVTTSVGEADLLYNLSINGDRLMPDSEDEVVNNTVRVKESGNTNLKIEATALLQYDKDNANRPFDSMSYVIKEEGASSETVYPINTPVSKPANDGFTEYTLVEDILAAFTPGKKYSVWLVYKYKESAEPDADTTSIDVRRYQYTFQAVDESAPQFISGTYLAAPLSTSRTNTLLGVPAELLITGDFIDQVSWYKIYLNEKQLHNSMYSIDVKEAKDANDVTIPDRYVATITLKSPDAGTGNLKINYENPDPDIGIMATVQYPIKWQVAPYVQLTYKSSNGADNSFYDGFQINSESDIPTKLNGRVYNFDLKAVTPAPNPPELENLRAELNGHKLKVDFTDTATGEFSISKAELTKEVGSTSILKKGTNTLKITLNPVAKPGATPVVFTYEILYITAKAPSIEEVKLWGIFNGKETELTQSSSGGSYETGAAFLSKFSFKVKDASKLYVEKNGKRIVDFVNDNGSWKSIDTGKEYQEALQELPGSLQEFFGSDSNIKRSGSSFEGAVSASKYNRMLDKAQQAAKGSGEQKNEEQERLLSLLPLTLKKNNTTIYTIVAEDESGTIVRYNIKINQKTNTWEILSPTKARPTDPYITVNSNSAYIKIFAEKADKVLFGKIEAKTSNRTDPDFEFDRDFAKAVPKTYYVFTATVPLKSGLNSVKYTIQVGDVTYNDQIQIFNANSTVDGAEYRDVLGKKVSFQAFNKGLELKFPTGTVLLSPSNNRAGEEVKNPTEDIFVDTPLYFGIADRTTGQVNISGNSMESRLVLDERFNYASPLYYIDAGDVKNPGGRDPYYDENDGREFRDRYDENLVPSREGTLSIQYDSSIVNAANNIMTVFYHNGFEWKNVGGVVNTGKKTITVPFRGFGYYMVMKNRESFEDVVFHDFARDAMETLYSKGIMPAYSYSTFGANRDMSRGEFATMLVKALDLPINAGPYYDNNETDPVQPTFLDVRPRPVHWDYDYKYIETAARAGIIRGKIPGYFRPDDPLTREEAAVMISRALNLKLGTPESSAQALNKMFTDGKDVSYYATASVLAVAKAKLMNGEPDDPSAKKPTFSFKPENNLTRAEMAVITIRVMTQLKKLPK
- a CDS encoding glycosyltransferase family 4 protein — its product is MSTLILGLLTSLIVSFVATPYVKKLAVSIGATDAPDQRKVHTRIMPRLGGLAIYLGYFVAFFLFVPFAEMKEMLGIFIGCTIVMVVGMLDDKYQLSPKWKLLGQLLAAAIVVIPFGLKIGVVNLPYQGSIDFTSGWLLWLGVPITIFWIVGVTNAVNLIDGLDGLSAGVSAIATATMAIVALVMSGTGAAHYDTIALYCFVLLGAILGFLYFNFHPARIFMGDTGSLFLGFNLAALSIMGFKEALFVSFIIPIVVLGVPLWDTFFAIVRRIVNKKPISSPDKGHLHHCLLNMGLSHRATVLTIYVISIFFGTMAIVLTKTTKWTTIIVMVLLLFATHMATEVVGLVGRRHRPLINTYRKLKVRNAEQRRSH